One region of Salinirubrum litoreum genomic DNA includes:
- a CDS encoding ABC transporter substrate-binding protein: MTDSNSLSRRRFLQATGGAASAAAIAGCTGNPDDSGTDNETDTGTDTTEGGEETEVGPNYLQLINSTMTTLDPIKSTDTASGRVVQQLFDGLTNYPNGEVQATNLLASGYELSDDFTTYTFSLKEGVEYHDGTEVTAQDFIYSCERLAASSNSRRAYFILDSMGVIHETETVTQDGEEVEQYASGTLDINAPDDYTIEINLEKPFASTIPMLAYSSFAVIPEGIVGDIEGYDGEMEHSEFATSNPIGCGPFSLNRWETKTEAIVDRYDNYHGTVADLDGVRWQIIEDADAQFNYASNKNADAFAIPTAKYDPNKLTVEGTDDLGRDYGTYALDNGSTLDYTGVATINSFYIAFNQMNVDEPAVRQAVALALNQQTAVDQVFKGRGSTAYHFTPPNIYPGGANEYRSHAESEYPYGYNESNLEEARSVMEEAGYGPNNRYEVTFTTYQSPSWQQIGQILRDQLTSAHIDMTLEEAPFSTLLQRGRNGNLEMYSLGWVMDWPAPDNFLQNLVPELTITSQEGGAQGAYVDWQGTDAAERANEAWDTITSNPEPTDEAESIRNEAYVTMEEANWDDVVLLPVYHRIDQLFNYDWVDMPRFGGGGFSRMMLNNVSVGDRS; the protein is encoded by the coding sequence ATGACAGACAGTAACAGCCTCTCACGCCGTCGCTTCCTGCAGGCGACTGGCGGGGCCGCGTCGGCGGCTGCGATTGCAGGATGTACCGGTAATCCCGACGACAGCGGGACCGACAACGAGACCGACACCGGGACGGACACGACCGAGGGCGGCGAGGAGACCGAGGTCGGGCCGAACTACCTCCAACTCATCAACTCGACGATGACGACGCTGGACCCGATCAAGTCCACCGACACCGCGTCGGGTCGGGTCGTCCAGCAGCTCTTCGACGGGTTGACCAACTACCCGAACGGCGAGGTCCAGGCGACGAACCTGCTCGCCTCCGGATACGAGCTCTCCGACGATTTCACGACGTACACGTTCAGCCTGAAGGAAGGCGTCGAGTACCACGACGGGACCGAAGTCACCGCCCAGGACTTCATCTACTCGTGTGAGCGACTCGCGGCCTCCAGCAACTCCCGGCGTGCGTACTTCATCCTCGACTCGATGGGCGTCATCCACGAGACCGAGACCGTCACGCAGGACGGCGAGGAAGTCGAGCAGTACGCCTCCGGCACGCTCGACATCAACGCCCCGGACGACTACACCATCGAGATCAACCTGGAGAAGCCGTTCGCCAGCACGATCCCGATGCTCGCGTACTCCTCTTTCGCCGTGATCCCCGAGGGGATCGTCGGCGACATCGAGGGCTACGACGGCGAGATGGAGCACTCGGAGTTCGCCACGTCGAACCCGATCGGCTGTGGGCCGTTCTCGCTCAACCGGTGGGAGACGAAGACCGAGGCCATCGTCGACCGGTACGACAACTACCACGGCACCGTCGCCGACCTCGACGGCGTCCGCTGGCAGATCATCGAGGACGCCGACGCGCAGTTCAACTACGCGTCGAACAAGAACGCGGACGCGTTCGCCATCCCGACGGCGAAGTACGACCCCAACAAGCTGACCGTCGAGGGCACCGACGACCTCGGCCGTGACTACGGGACCTACGCGCTCGACAACGGGTCCACGCTGGACTACACCGGCGTCGCCACGATCAACTCGTTCTACATCGCGTTCAACCAGATGAACGTGGACGAGCCGGCGGTCCGACAGGCCGTCGCACTCGCCCTGAACCAGCAGACCGCCGTCGACCAGGTGTTCAAGGGTCGCGGCTCCACGGCGTACCACTTCACGCCGCCGAACATCTACCCCGGTGGCGCGAACGAGTACCGGAGCCACGCCGAGAGCGAGTACCCGTACGGCTACAACGAGTCCAACCTCGAAGAGGCTCGCTCCGTCATGGAGGAGGCCGGCTACGGGCCGAACAACCGCTACGAGGTCACGTTTACGACCTACCAGTCGCCCTCGTGGCAGCAGATCGGCCAGATCCTGCGCGACCAGCTGACCAGCGCCCACATCGACATGACGCTGGAAGAAGCGCCGTTCTCGACGCTCCTCCAGCGCGGTCGCAACGGGAACCTCGAGATGTACTCTCTCGGGTGGGTCATGGACTGGCCGGCCCCGGACAACTTCCTGCAGAACCTCGTCCCCGAACTGACGATCACCTCGCAGGAGGGCGGCGCACAGGGTGCCTACGTCGACTGGCAGGGCACCGACGCCGCAGAGCGCGCCAACGAGGCGTGGGACACGATCACCTCGAACCCCGAACCGACCGACGAGGCGGAGTCCATCCGGAACGAGGCGTACGTCACGATGGAGGAGGCCAACTGGGACGACGTGGTCCTCCTGCCCGTGTACCACCGCATCGACCAACTGTTCAACTACGACTGGGTCGACATGCCGCGCTTCGGCGGCGGTGGGTTCAGCCGGATGATGCTGAACAACGTCTCGGTCGGCGACCGTAGCTAA
- a CDS encoding riboflavin synthase: protein MFTGIVEGTGTVVTATDDEGGRRLRIAADGLDDLHHGQSISVSGVCLTVERFGHDAENDLPADASDWFEVFLAGETVAKTYLGDVQAGDTVNVERALAADGRFDGHVVQGHVDGTTEVTEIERVGDDWYFEFDLPTDLARYVVQKGSITLDGISLTVADRRESGFAVAIIPTTYELTTLSEKSVGDPVHVEVDVIAKYVENMIEGYRERIVEDDVETAEEASPAPTQ, encoded by the coding sequence CGGTCGTCACGGCGACGGACGACGAGGGCGGCAGACGCCTCCGGATCGCCGCCGACGGACTCGACGACCTGCACCACGGCCAGTCGATCAGCGTCAGCGGCGTCTGTCTCACGGTCGAGCGCTTCGGCCACGACGCCGAGAACGACCTTCCCGCCGACGCGAGCGACTGGTTCGAGGTGTTCCTCGCGGGTGAGACCGTCGCGAAGACCTACCTCGGCGACGTACAGGCGGGCGACACGGTCAACGTCGAACGCGCTCTCGCGGCCGACGGCCGGTTCGACGGGCACGTCGTGCAGGGCCACGTCGACGGCACGACCGAAGTGACAGAGATCGAACGCGTCGGCGACGACTGGTACTTCGAGTTCGACCTGCCGACCGATCTCGCGCGCTACGTCGTCCAGAAGGGGTCGATCACGCTCGACGGCATCAGCCTCACCGTGGCGGATCGCCGAGAGTCGGGCTTCGCGGTCGCCATCATCCCGACGACCTACGAACTGACGACGCTCTCGGAGAAGTCGGTCGGCGACCCGGTCCACGTCGAGGTGGACGTGATCGCGAAGTACGTCGAGAACATGATCGAGGGCTACCGCGAGCGCATCGTCGAGGACGACGTGGAGACGGCCGAAGAAGCGTCGCCGGCACCGACGCAGTAG
- a CDS encoding phenylalanine--tRNA ligase beta subunit-related protein, with protein sequence MPVVDVDPDELRRLTGHEEKSDDELKDDLFALGLEYEGDTEEGLMQLEFGPDRLDRLSVEGVARSLRYQYGDDRGVYVPNANDPDWTIEVDESVPEERPYVTGAVIRGVDLDEAGLDSLIQLQEKLHATMGRKRAKGAIGIHDLTMLKGAVLQEGASNSITYRGVDPDGDTFVPLDSDREMTPAEVLTDHPTGETYADIVESYDRYPAIYDELGLFSFPPVINGRRTEVSTDSRELFVELTGTDQWTIDRMCAIICYALDARGATVERVEVEYPDRTLDRPDFEVRTKAVAHERIESMLGVELDIRETVDLFERSGLDARLAPTDEEQDTTRETDAATRPAPEEIDANEAVYEVSIPPYRTDVLHPLDLIDDVGRAYGFNTLVPSYPEIGTIGGRHERSRLEDAVRRSLVGLGFEDLLNFHMIADTENYDRMGVEPGTDILGGGDPVAITEPYSDEYTQLRTWALPSLTMVLENNTHRAYPQDLAEIGLAAERDESENTGVAEARHVAGVLARTDATYEDAKGRLAALCRDFGVDLETPATDHPSFLDGRCAEVVIDGESVGVLGELHPAVLVEHDLELPVAAFEFRLDALAD encoded by the coding sequence ATGCCCGTCGTCGACGTCGACCCCGACGAACTCCGCCGACTCACGGGCCACGAGGAGAAGAGCGACGACGAACTGAAAGACGACCTGTTCGCGCTCGGCCTGGAGTACGAGGGCGACACCGAGGAGGGCCTGATGCAACTCGAATTCGGCCCCGACCGCCTCGACCGCCTCTCCGTGGAGGGTGTGGCGCGCTCCCTGCGCTACCAGTACGGCGACGACCGGGGCGTCTACGTCCCGAACGCGAACGATCCGGACTGGACCATCGAGGTCGACGAGTCGGTCCCCGAGGAGCGCCCGTACGTCACCGGCGCGGTGATCCGCGGCGTCGACTTGGACGAGGCCGGCCTCGACTCGCTGATCCAGTTGCAGGAGAAACTCCACGCGACGATGGGGCGCAAGCGGGCGAAGGGTGCAATCGGCATCCACGACCTGACGATGCTGAAGGGCGCGGTCTTACAGGAGGGGGCGTCGAACTCCATCACCTACCGGGGCGTCGACCCCGACGGCGACACGTTCGTCCCCCTCGATTCCGACCGGGAGATGACGCCCGCCGAGGTGCTGACCGACCACCCGACCGGCGAGACCTACGCCGACATCGTCGAGAGCTACGACCGCTATCCGGCGATCTACGACGAACTCGGCCTGTTCTCGTTCCCGCCGGTCATCAACGGTCGCCGGACCGAGGTCTCGACCGACTCGCGTGAACTGTTCGTCGAACTCACCGGCACCGACCAGTGGACCATCGACCGGATGTGTGCGATCATCTGCTACGCGCTGGACGCACGCGGCGCGACGGTCGAACGCGTCGAGGTCGAGTACCCCGACCGCACGCTGGACCGGCCGGACTTCGAGGTGCGGACGAAGGCGGTCGCCCACGAGCGCATCGAGTCGATGCTCGGCGTCGAACTGGACATCCGCGAGACGGTCGACCTGTTCGAGCGCTCGGGGCTGGACGCCCGCCTCGCGCCGACCGACGAGGAGCAGGACACGACCCGCGAGACCGACGCGGCGACCCGCCCGGCACCCGAGGAGATCGACGCCAACGAGGCCGTCTACGAGGTGTCGATCCCGCCGTACCGGACCGACGTGCTCCACCCGCTGGACCTGATCGACGACGTCGGTCGTGCCTACGGCTTCAACACCCTGGTCCCCAGCTACCCCGAGATCGGCACCATCGGCGGTCGCCACGAGCGATCCCGGCTGGAAGACGCGGTCCGGCGGAGTCTCGTCGGGCTGGGCTTCGAGGACCTGCTGAACTTCCACATGATCGCCGACACCGAGAACTACGACCGGATGGGCGTCGAACCGGGGACGGACATCCTCGGCGGCGGCGACCCGGTGGCGATCACCGAACCGTACAGCGACGAGTACACCCAGCTTCGGACCTGGGCGCTCCCGTCGCTGACGATGGTCCTGGAGAACAACACCCACCGTGCGTACCCGCAGGACTTAGCGGAGATCGGACTCGCCGCAGAGCGCGACGAGTCGGAGAACACCGGCGTCGCGGAGGCCCGCCACGTCGCGGGCGTCCTCGCGCGGACCGACGCGACCTACGAAGACGCGAAGGGTCGCCTCGCCGCGCTCTGTCGTGACTTCGGCGTCGACCTCGAGACGCCGGCGACCGACCACCCGTCGTTCCTCGACGGCCGGTGTGCCGAGGTCGTGATCGACGGCGAGTCGGTCGGCGTCCTTGGAGAACTCCATCCGGCCGTCCTCGTGGAACACGACCTCGAACTGCCGGTCGCGGCCTTCGAGTTCCGGCTGGACGCGCTGGCCGACTGA
- a CDS encoding amphi-Trp domain-containing protein: protein MPEETIFTFERDMSTAEVAEYLRTVADKLAAGEGFTLESGEESVTLAPPGRVEFEVEVERETSASGGDAEIEVEFELEWDEDATGDGDLVID, encoded by the coding sequence ATGCCAGAAGAGACGATATTCACCTTCGAGCGGGACATGAGCACGGCAGAGGTCGCAGAGTACCTCCGGACGGTCGCAGACAAACTGGCGGCCGGCGAGGGGTTCACCCTCGAATCCGGCGAGGAGTCGGTGACGCTCGCGCCGCCGGGCCGCGTGGAGTTCGAGGTCGAGGTCGAACGCGAGACCTCGGCGTCGGGCGGCGACGCGGAGATCGAAGTCGAGTTCGAGTTGGAGTGGGACGAGGACGCGACCGGCGACGGCGACCTCGTCATCGACTGA
- a CDS encoding DUF5518 domain-containing protein, with product MASNRLVNALVGAVVTVVTSFVPLSPVLGGGVAGYLQRGDTREGATVGAISGLLVAIPLAILGTLVAALFTIVPEGGGGGLLFAFVFLAILLVSSVYSVAFSALGGVLGAYLAREYRGDEDDEFGERSVGGDVGGENGDAVDATSSTVK from the coding sequence ATGGCTTCCAACAGACTCGTCAACGCACTCGTCGGCGCGGTCGTGACCGTCGTCACGTCGTTCGTCCCGCTGTCCCCCGTTCTCGGCGGCGGCGTCGCGGGCTACCTCCAGCGCGGCGACACCCGCGAGGGTGCCACCGTCGGCGCGATCTCGGGCTTGCTCGTGGCGATCCCGCTGGCGATCCTCGGGACGCTCGTCGCCGCGCTCTTCACCATCGTCCCCGAGGGCGGCGGCGGGGGCCTCCTGTTCGCGTTCGTCTTCCTGGCGATCCTGCTCGTGTCGTCGGTGTACAGCGTCGCGTTCTCGGCGCTCGGCGGTGTGCTGGGTGCGTATCTCGCGCGGGAGTACCGGGGTGACGAGGACGACGAGTTCGGTGAGAGATCGGTCGGTGGCGACGTGGGCGGCGAGAACGGCGACGCGGTCGACGCGACCTCTTCGACTGTGAAGTAA
- a CDS encoding DUF7556 family protein yields the protein MVADTTTAVDAQPAEVMASVDPSPGGSRFVIADITRDGAWLSVGERDAPDLPDWR from the coding sequence ATGGTCGCGGACACGACAACCGCCGTCGATGCCCAGCCCGCCGAGGTCATGGCCTCGGTCGATCCCTCCCCCGGTGGCTCGCGGTTCGTAATCGCGGACATCACACGCGACGGCGCGTGGCTCTCGGTCGGTGAACGCGACGCGCCGGACCTCCCGGACTGGCGATAA
- a CDS encoding tryptophan--tRNA ligase translates to MSRDGDPATDTRTDGGTATGADDVTLDPWGSSTVSDYRKLFEQFGIEEFDHLLPDVPNPHYLMRRGVIFGHRDYGPVARAMREGDDFAALSGFMPTGDPHIGHKLVFDEIIWHQEQGGDAYGLIADLEAHAARGLTWDEIDEHARNYIVSLLALGFDPEAGTLYRQSDNREVQDLAFELGAKANASELGAIYGFDGETDVSHMQSVVTQMADILYPQLDEPKPTVIPVGPDQDPHVRLARDLAARMRFFKVTEAYFSQELDADERALVAQAYDAREAFAEDPETPRCEEAGEWLTEYDAEVEAVADARDSAVEKLDNAGMEPLRPRVRFLNRDATDEAFEALVEAIDGEKRRYENHVDSFDLSAEDAEELAREVEVDNGGYGFVAPSSIYHRFMTGLTGGKMSSSIPASHISLLDDPEEGYDKVKSATTGGRSTAEEQRELGGKADECPVYELYAYLLAGDDDEFAEKVYDECVGGERLCGDCKEQAATLMEEFLEEHQEKRAEVEEYIDELDISFDSDRKRN, encoded by the coding sequence ATGTCACGAGACGGCGATCCGGCGACGGACACACGCACGGACGGGGGCACAGCGACGGGAGCGGACGACGTGACCCTCGATCCGTGGGGGTCCTCGACCGTCTCCGACTACCGCAAACTGTTCGAGCAGTTCGGCATCGAGGAGTTCGATCACCTCCTGCCGGACGTGCCGAACCCGCACTACCTGATGCGCCGGGGCGTCATCTTCGGCCACCGCGACTACGGCCCGGTCGCCCGGGCGATGCGCGAGGGCGACGACTTCGCGGCCCTCTCGGGGTTCATGCCGACCGGCGACCCCCACATCGGTCACAAACTCGTCTTCGACGAGATCATCTGGCACCAGGAGCAGGGTGGCGACGCCTACGGCCTGATCGCCGATCTGGAGGCCCACGCCGCCCGGGGCCTGACGTGGGACGAGATCGACGAACACGCGCGCAACTACATCGTCAGTCTGCTCGCACTCGGCTTCGACCCCGAGGCGGGGACGCTGTACCGCCAGTCGGACAACCGCGAGGTGCAGGACCTCGCCTTCGAGTTGGGCGCGAAGGCGAACGCCTCCGAACTGGGGGCCATCTACGGCTTCGACGGCGAGACCGACGTCTCGCACATGCAGTCGGTCGTCACGCAGATGGCCGACATCCTCTACCCACAACTGGACGAACCGAAGCCGACCGTCATCCCGGTCGGACCGGACCAGGACCCGCACGTCCGACTGGCCCGCGATCTGGCGGCCCGCATGCGCTTCTTCAAAGTGACAGAGGCGTACTTCAGTCAGGAACTGGACGCCGACGAGCGTGCACTCGTCGCGCAGGCGTACGACGCCCGCGAGGCGTTCGCCGAGGACCCGGAGACGCCCCGGTGTGAGGAGGCCGGCGAGTGGTTGACAGAGTACGACGCCGAGGTTGAGGCTGTCGCCGACGCCCGCGACTCGGCGGTCGAAAAGCTCGACAACGCCGGCATGGAACCCCTCCGGCCCCGCGTCCGGTTCCTGAACCGCGACGCGACCGACGAGGCCTTCGAGGCGCTCGTGGAGGCGATCGACGGCGAGAAGCGCCGGTACGAGAACCACGTCGACTCGTTCGACCTCTCTGCGGAGGACGCCGAAGAACTGGCCCGCGAGGTCGAGGTGGACAACGGCGGCTACGGCTTCGTCGCCCCCTCCTCGATCTACCACCGGTTCATGACCGGCCTGACGGGCGGGAAGATGTCCTCCTCGATCCCGGCGAGTCACATCAGCCTGCTGGACGACCCCGAGGAGGGGTACGACAAGGTGAAGTCCGCCACGACCGGCGGACGGAGCACCGCCGAGGAACAGCGCGAATTGGGCGGCAAGGCCGACGAGTGTCCGGTCTACGAGTTGTACGCCTACCTCTTGGCGGGCGACGACGACGAGTTCGCCGAGAAGGTGTACGACGAGTGTGTCGGCGGCGAGCGACTCTGTGGCGACTGCAAGGAGCAGGCCGCGACGCTGATGGAGGAGTTCTTAGAAGAGCATCAGGAGAAGCGCGCGGAAGTCGAGGAGTACATCGACGAGTTGGACATCAGCTTCGACTCGGACCGGAAGCGAAACTGA
- a CDS encoding phenylalanine--tRNA ligase subunit alpha, producing MKLPQTQAAVLRAASATDEKTIAEVADETDTDPATVYGAVTELADEGLLSVAETTETTATVTDEGYEYLADGLPEVRLYRAALDAGADDDPASMGQVIGASGLGGGAVDIALSNYARKGYGTIDSGEITADPDADPEADPEADALASLDAGQSVDDEDVLAQLARRGLVDRDETTVRSVTLTDAGVTAMMEGIETAETVDRLTPELLTSGEWRDVEFTEYNVEADAPEQRGGKTHILRQTADRVKDVLVGMGFEEMEGPHADADFWINDCLFMPQDHPARTHWDRFVLDTPPMQDLPEDLLDRVEDAHRNGVGPDGDGYHSPWSEDFAREIALRGHTTSLSMRYLSGHQIGELEEPKRCFSVEKVYRNDTLDATHLLEFFQIEGWVMAEDLSVRDLMGTFEEFYRQFGITDLQFKPHYNPYTEPSFELFGHHPETGELIEIGNSGMFRDEVLEPLGVECDVMAWGLALERLLMLMYGFEDIRDVHGTLCDLDLLRETEVLH from the coding sequence ATGAAGCTTCCACAGACACAGGCGGCGGTACTCCGCGCCGCCAGCGCGACAGACGAGAAGACGATAGCCGAGGTAGCAGACGAGACCGACACGGACCCCGCGACGGTGTACGGCGCGGTCACGGAACTGGCCGACGAGGGCCTGCTGAGCGTGGCCGAGACGACCGAGACGACCGCGACAGTCACCGACGAGGGGTACGAGTATCTCGCGGACGGCCTCCCCGAAGTTCGGCTCTACCGGGCCGCACTCGACGCCGGGGCCGACGACGACCCGGCATCGATGGGACAGGTCATCGGCGCGTCCGGTCTTGGGGGCGGGGCGGTGGACATCGCCCTGTCGAACTACGCCCGGAAGGGGTACGGCACGATCGACTCCGGTGAGATCACCGCCGACCCGGACGCCGACCCCGAGGCCGACCCCGAGGCCGACGCCCTCGCGTCGCTGGACGCCGGCCAGTCGGTGGACGACGAGGACGTGCTGGCCCAGTTGGCACGGCGTGGCCTCGTCGACCGCGACGAGACGACGGTCCGATCGGTGACGCTCACGGACGCGGGCGTCACCGCGATGATGGAGGGGATCGAGACGGCCGAGACGGTCGACCGCCTCACGCCGGAACTGCTCACCTCCGGCGAGTGGCGCGACGTGGAGTTCACCGAGTACAACGTCGAGGCGGACGCCCCCGAACAGCGGGGCGGCAAGACCCACATCCTCCGGCAGACCGCCGACCGCGTGAAGGACGTACTCGTCGGGATGGGCTTCGAGGAGATGGAGGGGCCACACGCCGACGCGGACTTCTGGATCAACGACTGTCTGTTCATGCCGCAGGACCACCCTGCCCGCACGCACTGGGACCGGTTCGTGCTGGACACGCCGCCCATGCAGGACCTGCCCGAAGACCTGCTGGACAGAGTGGAGGACGCCCACCGGAACGGCGTCGGCCCGGACGGCGACGGCTACCACTCGCCGTGGTCGGAGGACTTCGCCCGCGAGATCGCCCTGCGCGGCCACACCACCTCGCTGTCGATGCGGTACCTCTCCGGCCACCAGATCGGCGAGTTGGAGGAGCCGAAACGGTGCTTCTCGGTCGAGAAGGTGTACCGGAACGACACGCTGGACGCGACCCACCTGCTGGAGTTCTTCCAGATCGAGGGGTGGGTGATGGCCGAGGATCTCTCCGTCAGGGACCTGATGGGCACCTTCGAGGAGTTCTACCGCCAGTTCGGCATCACCGACCTGCAGTTCAAGCCGCACTACAACCCGTACACCGAGCCGAGCTTCGAACTGTTCGGCCACCACCCCGAGACAGGAGAGTTGATCGAGATCGGCAACTCCGGGATGTTCCGCGACGAGGTGCTGGAACCGCTCGGCGTCGAGTGCGACGTGATGGCGTGGGGACTCGCCTTAGAGCGTCTACTCATGCTGATGTACGGCTTCGAGGACATCCGCGACGTCCACGGGACGTTGTGTGATCTCGACCTCCTGCGGGAGACGGAGGTGCTGCACTGA
- a CDS encoding ABC transporter permease has product MSRWQYFLRRLVLSIPVLIFGTTITFVILRMGPLDPVSAILGPTGSPQAYNEIERNLGLNQPLWAQYVDFMVDLFTFNLGQSWVLNPDTSAYELILIFAPRTIWLGFWSVLIALFVGIPLGFYAGLNPNSLSDYVASFGGIVWRAMPNFWLAVILVGALGLGGPLGAAWIELGTRTTVIGPPNLGFLSEPLTLVTDPGSSWENLLVAIKKIAPAAIVLGSASMGNEMRIGRTAVLETINSNYVETARAKGVPRRSIVWKHVFRNALIPLVPIITGEAFLLIGGSVIVETVFGINGLGYLFFQSIVNSDLPLTGSLMFVFIVLLVSINILQDFLYTVIDPRVGYD; this is encoded by the coding sequence ATGAGTCGGTGGCAGTACTTCCTCCGACGACTCGTGCTGTCGATCCCGGTCCTCATCTTCGGGACGACGATCACCTTCGTCATCCTGCGGATGGGGCCGCTCGACCCGGTCTCGGCGATTCTCGGCCCGACCGGTTCCCCCCAAGCGTACAACGAGATCGAACGCAACCTCGGGTTGAACCAGCCGCTCTGGGCGCAGTACGTCGACTTCATGGTCGACCTGTTCACGTTCAACCTCGGCCAGTCGTGGGTGCTCAACCCCGACACCTCGGCGTACGAGCTGATCCTGATCTTCGCCCCCCGGACGATCTGGCTCGGCTTCTGGTCGGTGTTGATCGCCCTGTTCGTCGGCATCCCGCTCGGCTTCTACGCCGGGCTGAACCCCAACTCGCTGTCCGACTACGTCGCCTCCTTCGGCGGGATCGTCTGGCGTGCCATGCCGAACTTCTGGCTCGCCGTGATCCTCGTCGGGGCGCTCGGCCTCGGCGGCCCCCTCGGCGCGGCGTGGATCGAACTCGGCACCCGGACCACCGTGATCGGGCCGCCGAACCTCGGGTTCCTCTCCGAACCGTTGACGCTCGTCACCGATCCCGGATCGTCCTGGGAGAACCTGCTGGTGGCGATCAAGAAGATCGCCCCGGCGGCCATCGTCCTCGGGTCGGCGTCGATGGGCAACGAGATGCGCATCGGTCGCACCGCCGTCTTGGAGACGATCAACTCCAACTACGTCGAGACCGCCCGCGCGAAGGGCGTCCCCCGGCGGAGCATCGTCTGGAAGCACGTCTTCCGGAACGCGCTGATCCCGCTGGTGCCGATCATCACCGGCGAGGCGTTCCTGCTGATCGGTGGCTCCGTCATCGTCGAGACGGTGTTCGGGATCAACGGCCTGGGCTACCTGTTCTTCCAGTCCATCGTCAACAGTGACCTGCCGCTGACCGGGTCGCTGATGTTCGTCTTCATCGTCCTGCTCGTCTCCATCAACATCCTGCAAGACTTCCTGTACACCGTGATCGACCCGCGCGTGGGGTACGACTAA